A stretch of the Thiocystis violascens DSM 198 genome encodes the following:
- a CDS encoding amylo-alpha-1,6-glucosidase translates to MDDAIQIDNRWYIPATSSRADDRTRVLKSDDGFAVFSRHGEIGRVGLGDQGFYFLGTRHLSRWQVLVAGREPMLLNSTVRLDNSRLVVDQTTPDLFRHHQLWIAKGTLHLRREQATHESSLTEHLRVSNYSQTAHDFQIEYGFGADFRDIFEVRGERRARRGEFLPPEIEKQAVVLGYEGLDGVTRRTRIEFSQAPASLSQDVARFAVSLAPGESFELEAIVSCANGKPYFCISRHAAALRSIDLKVAAGHAARASIFTDNEQFNDWLNRSVADLQMLTAQTRFGLYPYAGVPWFSTPFGRDGLVTALQTLWLQPDLARGVLAFLAATQATTLDPAFEAEPGKILHELREGEMAALGEVPFRRYYGTVDATPLFVMLAGRYYQRTGDIEFIRGIWSNLERALGWIEARSDSRGFLTYARNGSRGLLHQGWKDSDDAVFHRDGRPAQPPIALCEVQGYVYDAFLQGAELAGRLGQEAPARGWRERAARLRQSLEEAFWIESLETYALALDGEGRRCEVRTSNPAHLLYCGVVSRERAVRLARHLTGPQGYNGWGLRTVFAGEPNYNPMSYHNGSVWPHDTALAAAGLARYGLLAEALTLLDGLFNASIFLDMHRLPELFCGFERLPGQAPTLYPVACAPQAWASGAVFMLLEAILGLEFEPDGSRICLRHPCLPDYISWLRITGLRHGDAVVDLAVRRHTRDVAVNIERREGEVDLTVIL, encoded by the coding sequence GTGGATGACGCGATTCAGATCGACAACCGATGGTATATTCCGGCCACCTCTTCGCGCGCCGATGACCGCACGCGCGTACTGAAGTCGGACGACGGGTTTGCGGTCTTCAGCCGGCACGGCGAGATCGGCCGGGTTGGGCTGGGCGATCAGGGGTTCTATTTTCTGGGGACGCGCCATCTCTCGCGCTGGCAGGTGCTGGTTGCCGGTCGCGAACCCATGCTGCTCAATTCGACGGTGCGACTCGATAACAGCCGCTTGGTGGTCGATCAGACCACGCCCGATCTCTTTCGTCATCACCAACTCTGGATCGCGAAGGGAACGCTCCACCTCCGGCGCGAGCAGGCCACCCACGAGAGTTCGCTGACCGAGCATCTGCGGGTGTCGAACTATTCTCAGACAGCGCACGATTTTCAGATCGAATATGGATTCGGCGCCGATTTCCGCGATATTTTCGAGGTGCGAGGGGAACGCCGCGCTCGGCGCGGCGAGTTCCTGCCCCCGGAGATCGAGAAACAGGCCGTCGTGTTGGGCTACGAGGGATTGGATGGAGTCACCCGCCGAACCCGAATCGAATTCAGCCAAGCCCCCGCGAGTCTGTCCCAGGACGTTGCCCGTTTCGCCGTGAGTCTTGCGCCTGGCGAATCCTTCGAACTTGAAGCGATCGTGTCCTGCGCCAACGGCAAGCCTTATTTCTGTATTTCCCGACATGCCGCGGCACTGCGTTCGATCGATCTCAAGGTTGCCGCCGGACATGCCGCGAGGGCCTCGATCTTCACCGACAACGAGCAGTTCAATGACTGGCTCAACCGCTCGGTCGCCGACCTGCAAATGCTGACCGCCCAGACCCGGTTCGGCCTCTATCCTTACGCTGGCGTGCCCTGGTTCTCGACCCCCTTCGGTCGCGACGGACTCGTCACGGCACTGCAAACGCTCTGGCTTCAGCCAGACCTCGCGCGCGGGGTGCTTGCGTTTCTCGCCGCGACCCAGGCCACGACACTCGACCCCGCCTTCGAAGCGGAGCCCGGCAAGATCCTGCACGAGTTGCGCGAGGGCGAGATGGCCGCGCTCGGCGAGGTTCCGTTTCGTCGCTACTACGGGACCGTCGATGCCACACCGCTCTTCGTGATGCTCGCGGGGCGCTACTACCAACGCACCGGCGATATCGAATTCATTCGTGGGATCTGGTCAAACCTGGAGCGCGCCCTGGGCTGGATCGAGGCCCGCAGCGACTCCCGTGGCTTCCTGACCTACGCGCGCAACGGTTCCAGAGGACTCTTGCATCAGGGCTGGAAAGACTCGGACGATGCCGTTTTTCATCGCGACGGACGACCCGCGCAACCGCCGATCGCACTCTGCGAGGTGCAAGGCTATGTCTACGATGCATTCCTTCAGGGCGCTGAACTGGCTGGGCGGCTGGGACAGGAAGCGCCCGCCCGGGGCTGGCGGGAGCGCGCCGCTCGATTGCGGCAGTCACTTGAGGAGGCATTCTGGATCGAGTCGCTCGAAACCTACGCGCTGGCACTGGACGGCGAGGGTCGCCGCTGCGAGGTGCGGACCTCGAATCCCGCTCATCTGCTGTATTGCGGTGTCGTGTCCAGGGAGCGCGCGGTTCGCCTGGCGCGCCACCTGACCGGCCCACAGGGATACAATGGCTGGGGGTTGCGAACTGTGTTCGCTGGTGAGCCCAATTACAACCCCATGTCCTATCACAACGGCTCGGTCTGGCCGCACGATACCGCGCTGGCGGCCGCCGGTCTCGCGCGCTACGGACTCCTGGCCGAGGCCCTGACTCTGCTTGACGGTCTCTTCAATGCCTCGATCTTCCTCGACATGCATCGACTGCCCGAACTGTTTTGCGGATTCGAGCGCTTGCCGGGGCAGGCGCCAACGCTCTATCCGGTCGCCTGCGCCCCGCAGGCCTGGGCGAGCGGCGCGGTCTTCATGCTGCTGGAGGCGATTCTGGGTCTAGAGTTCGAGCCGGATGGGTCAAGGATCTGTCTGCGCCACCCCTGCCTGCCCGATTACATCAGTTGGCTGCGCATTACCGGGCTGCGCCATGGCGACGCCGTCGTGGATCTGGCCGTACGCCGACATACGAGGGACGTTGCCGTGAATATCGAGCGCCGAGAAGGCGAGGTCGACCTGACGGTAATCCTCTGA
- a CDS encoding glycosyltransferase family 4 protein, producing MKIAQIAPLHESVPPKTYGGTERVVHYLTETLVDKGHEVTLFASGDSTTRAELQAALPEAMRLAREPRNPGLWHLLQLEQVAKQAERFDILHFHTDYSHFPLWRRMHQPQLTTLHGRLDLPDLQAVYDEFQEMPVVSIANHQRKPLPQARWIGTDYNGIPSSLYDFNPEPGDHFAFLGRISPEKGAEAAIEIALRAEVPLKIAAKVDVVDRDYFEQRIRRHLSHPLIEFIGEIDEQGKNQLLGSSRGLLFPIDWPEPFGLVMIEAMACGTPVIAYRMGSVPEVMREGITGYIVTTPKQAVRAIKMIDQVDRRGCRDNFERRFSADRMAEGYLRLYRRLLAKVSMPASHERRRGFAPRTADAGWPLSGSGFLAPDVVESGGRGERV from the coding sequence ATGAAAATCGCCCAAATTGCCCCGCTGCACGAAAGCGTCCCCCCGAAAACCTATGGCGGAACCGAGCGCGTCGTCCATTACCTCACCGAGACCCTGGTCGACAAAGGCCATGAGGTCACCCTGTTCGCCAGCGGCGACTCGACGACCCGCGCGGAGTTGCAAGCCGCGCTGCCCGAGGCGATGCGGCTCGCGCGCGAGCCGCGCAACCCAGGGCTGTGGCACCTGCTGCAACTGGAACAGGTTGCGAAACAGGCCGAGCGCTTCGACATCCTGCATTTTCATACCGATTATTCGCACTTTCCGCTGTGGCGCCGGATGCATCAGCCGCAACTCACAACACTACACGGCCGCCTCGATTTGCCCGATCTTCAGGCTGTCTACGATGAGTTCCAGGAAATGCCGGTGGTCTCCATCGCCAATCATCAGCGCAAACCCCTGCCCCAGGCCCGTTGGATCGGCACCGATTATAACGGCATTCCCTCATCCCTGTACGACTTCAACCCCGAGCCGGGCGATCATTTCGCGTTCCTGGGACGCATCTCGCCCGAAAAAGGGGCGGAAGCCGCCATCGAGATTGCGCTGCGCGCGGAAGTTCCGCTGAAGATCGCGGCGAAGGTGGATGTTGTCGACCGCGACTATTTCGAGCAGCGCATTCGGCGCCATCTGTCTCACCCCTTGATCGAATTCATCGGTGAAATCGACGAACAGGGCAAGAACCAACTGCTGGGATCCTCCCGGGGCCTGCTGTTTCCGATTGACTGGCCGGAGCCTTTCGGGCTGGTCATGATCGAGGCGATGGCCTGCGGAACGCCTGTGATCGCCTATCGCATGGGTTCGGTGCCCGAGGTGATGCGCGAAGGAATCACCGGGTACATCGTCACCACACCCAAGCAGGCGGTCAGAGCGATAAAGATGATCGATCAGGTCGACCGACGGGGCTGCCGCGACAATTTCGAACGCCGCTTTTCCGCCGACCGGATGGCCGAGGGTTACCTTCGGCTCTACCGGCGCCTGCTGGCGAAGGTCTCGATGCCCGCGAGCCATGAGAGACGGCGTGGCTTTGCGCCGCGCACCGCCGACGCAGGCTGGCCTCTTTCCGGTTCCGGTTTCCTCGCGCCCGACGTCGTCGAGAGCGGGGGCAGAGGAGAGAGGGTTTGA
- the folD gene encoding bifunctional methylenetetrahydrofolate dehydrogenase/methenyltetrahydrofolate cyclohydrolase FolD: MSAQILDGKSISAEIRAAIKAKVETIRSAGGRPPGLAVILVGENPASQVYVRNKSSACAEVGFHSEMHALPATASQPELMDLIDRLNADPRIDGILVQLPLPDQIDEAAVIERILPTKDVDGFHPYNVGRLALRMPLLRPCTPKGVMTLLERTGRTLAGLDAVVIGQSNIVGRPMALELLAARCTVTICHSRTRDLVEKARGADLLVAAVGRARFVPGDWVKEGAILIDVGINRGEDGKLVGDADFATCSRRASWITPVPGGVGPMTIASLLENTLLAAELHAGGEA, encoded by the coding sequence ATGAGCGCGCAAATACTGGACGGCAAGTCTATCTCCGCGGAAATCCGTGCCGCCATCAAGGCGAAGGTCGAGACGATTCGATCCGCGGGAGGGCGGCCTCCAGGGTTGGCGGTCATCTTGGTCGGCGAGAATCCCGCCTCGCAGGTCTATGTGCGCAATAAGAGCAGCGCGTGCGCCGAGGTCGGCTTTCACTCCGAGATGCACGCGCTTCCGGCCACCGCTAGCCAGCCAGAGTTGATGGATCTGATCGACCGGCTCAATGCCGATCCTCGCATCGACGGCATCCTGGTCCAGCTTCCGCTGCCGGATCAGATCGACGAGGCCGCTGTCATCGAACGCATTCTGCCGACCAAGGATGTCGACGGTTTCCATCCTTATAATGTTGGCCGACTGGCGCTCCGGATGCCCTTGCTGCGACCCTGCACGCCGAAAGGCGTCATGACCCTGCTGGAGCGGACCGGTCGGACCCTGGCGGGACTTGATGCGGTGGTCATCGGCCAGTCCAATATCGTCGGACGGCCCATGGCGCTGGAATTGCTCGCGGCCCGTTGCACCGTCACCATCTGCCACAGTCGGACCCGGGATCTGGTCGAGAAGGCCCGTGGCGCGGATCTGCTGGTCGCGGCGGTCGGACGTGCCCGGTTCGTTCCGGGAGACTGGGTCAAGGAAGGCGCGATCCTGATCGATGTCGGCATCAACCGCGGCGAGGACGGCAAACTGGTCGGCGATGCGGATTTCGCGACCTGCTCCAGGCGCGCCTCCTGGATCACGCCCGTTCCCGGTGGCGTCGGTCCCATGACCATCGCCAGCCTGCTGGAAAATACCCTGCTGGCCGCTGAACTGCATGCTGGCGGGGAAGCCTAG
- a CDS encoding PGPGW domain-containing protein codes for MFDMILTWIEGHPGLSLGLAGLSVVTFVGSLLALPVLVARLPVDYFTDPRRHRNRLRQDRPMLYVALRGLKNLVGWALILSGILMLVLPGQGLLTIIIGLILSDFPGKYALERRLASNPRILGAINWLRRRSGRDPLLAPPHCH; via the coding sequence ATGTTCGACATGATCCTGACTTGGATCGAGGGCCATCCGGGACTGAGCCTCGGGCTCGCGGGGTTGTCCGTCGTGACCTTTGTGGGTTCGCTGCTGGCACTGCCGGTACTGGTCGCGCGTCTTCCGGTGGATTATTTCACCGATCCCCGGCGTCATCGCAACCGTCTCCGGCAGGATCGTCCCATGCTCTATGTCGCGCTGCGTGGGCTCAAGAACCTCGTCGGCTGGGCGCTCATCCTGTCCGGGATTCTCATGCTGGTCCTGCCGGGGCAGGGGCTGCTGACCATCATCATCGGTCTGATCCTGAGCGATTTTCCTGGGAAATACGCGCTGGAGCGCCGTCTCGCCAGCAATCCAAGGATCCTCGGCGCCATCAATTGGCTCCGCCGACGAAGCGGGCGCGATCCGCTGCTGGCGCCGCCTCACTGCCATTAA
- a CDS encoding transglutaminase TgpA family protein, protein MRASPIPSVERPDAAQILALTLLVIAACLPLARYLHWQIGAFLLLLFAVRLVGLKWRAAIPGAWLRALLTLAGVANCLYANHTLVGQDGGTALFVTMLALKLLELKTKRDLRLTGILIGFLIVIQFLFDQSFPLAIYLGVMAFGAVALLVDLNGGLGDGRLRATLRVAASLSLQALPLTLVLFVLFPRLSAPLWSLGLDAGQAMTGMSDSMEPGAISELVLNGELAFRVRFDAAPPSPNQLYWRGPVLWEMDGRRWSPGPLPAKDADPPELEESANPIDYEIVLEPTQKTWLFALDMPIGAPDDAFINPDFQLLSRQPINSVKRYRVRSALDYRTAEPDARQRNRALQLPDNITPRMRELVASWRTHADGDWDLVQQGLAFFNREAFHYTLMPPRLGANPADEFLFETRRGFCEHYASSFALLMRVGGVPSRIVLGYLGAETNRIGGYQMVWQSDAHAWVEVLIAGRGWVRVDPTAAVDPARVDNRGASRILGAGTSVRFSLDQAGALVRFARNLRLLADTLDATWQNWVLDFSAEDQFALLDRLGLGAFREYGLAVLMVLAVSLTLAVLLLALLRTPAAPDPLDAHYARFCQRLARAGLPRRHTEGPSDFGRRVMAQRPDLIRPVSRFLALYIPARFGSDPRDDIIGQLANQLRAFHPRRKGRS, encoded by the coding sequence ATGCGCGCGTCACCGATCCCATCCGTTGAGCGGCCCGACGCCGCGCAGATACTGGCGCTCACGCTGCTGGTGATCGCCGCCTGTCTGCCGCTGGCGCGGTATCTTCACTGGCAGATCGGCGCCTTTCTGCTGCTGCTGTTTGCCGTCCGGCTGGTCGGTCTGAAATGGCGCGCGGCCATCCCCGGCGCCTGGCTGCGCGCGCTGCTGACGCTCGCCGGGGTCGCCAATTGTCTGTACGCCAATCACACCCTGGTCGGTCAGGACGGCGGGACGGCGTTGTTCGTGACCATGCTCGCGCTCAAGCTGCTGGAATTGAAAACGAAGCGCGATCTCCGGCTGACCGGCATTCTGATCGGCTTTCTGATCGTCATCCAGTTCCTCTTCGACCAGTCGTTTCCGCTGGCGATCTATCTCGGCGTCATGGCGTTCGGCGCGGTCGCGCTGTTGGTCGATCTCAACGGCGGGCTGGGAGATGGGCGCCTGCGCGCGACCCTGCGCGTGGCTGCCAGCCTGTCGCTCCAGGCGCTGCCGCTCACGCTGGTGCTCTTTGTCCTGTTTCCGCGCCTGAGCGCGCCGCTGTGGAGCCTGGGGCTCGACGCGGGACAGGCCATGACCGGGATGTCGGACTCCATGGAGCCCGGCGCCATCAGCGAACTCGTCCTCAACGGCGAATTGGCCTTTCGGGTGCGTTTCGATGCCGCGCCGCCGAGCCCGAATCAACTCTACTGGCGCGGCCCGGTGCTGTGGGAGATGGACGGACGGCGCTGGTCGCCTGGCCCGCTTCCGGCCAAGGACGCCGATCCGCCCGAACTGGAGGAATCCGCCAATCCCATCGACTATGAAATCGTCCTGGAGCCGACCCAAAAGACCTGGCTGTTCGCGTTGGATATGCCAATCGGCGCGCCCGATGACGCCTTCATCAACCCCGACTTCCAGTTGCTGTCGCGCCAGCCGATCAACTCGGTCAAGCGCTATCGGGTGCGTTCCGCGCTCGACTATCGGACCGCCGAACCGGATGCGCGCCAACGCAACCGGGCGCTGCAACTGCCCGACAACATCACCCCGCGCATGCGCGAGCTGGTGGCGAGCTGGCGGACCCATGCCGACGGCGATTGGGATCTGGTCCAGCAGGGACTGGCCTTCTTCAATCGCGAGGCGTTCCATTACACCTTAATGCCGCCCCGACTCGGCGCGAATCCGGCGGACGAGTTTTTGTTCGAGACCCGTCGCGGATTCTGCGAGCACTATGCCAGCAGCTTCGCGCTCTTGATGCGCGTCGGCGGCGTCCCCTCGCGGATCGTGCTCGGGTATCTCGGGGCCGAAACCAACCGGATCGGCGGCTATCAGATGGTCTGGCAGTCCGACGCCCATGCCTGGGTGGAGGTGCTGATCGCCGGACGCGGCTGGGTCCGGGTCGATCCCACCGCCGCAGTCGATCCCGCGCGGGTGGACAATCGCGGCGCTTCGCGCATTCTTGGCGCCGGCACCTCGGTCCGCTTCAGCCTGGATCAGGCCGGCGCGCTCGTCCGGTTCGCGCGCAACCTGCGGCTGCTGGCCGATACCCTGGACGCCACCTGGCAGAATTGGGTGCTCGATTTCTCGGCGGAGGATCAGTTTGCACTGCTGGATCGGCTGGGACTTGGGGCGTTTCGGGAATATGGACTCGCGGTCCTGATGGTGCTCGCGGTGTCGCTGACCCTGGCGGTTCTCCTGCTCGCGCTGCTGCGGACTCCAGCGGCGCCGGATCCGCTCGACGCACACTACGCCCGCTTCTGCCAGCGGCTTGCCCGCGCTGGCCTGCCCCGTCGACACACCGAAGGCCCCAGCGATTTTGGGCGTCGCGTCATGGCCCAACGGCCGGATCTGATCCGCCCCGTCAGCCGCTTCCTCGCGCTCTACATCCCCGCGCGCTTCGGTTCCGACCCGCGCGACGACATCATCGGCCAACTTGCGAACCAGCTACGCGCGTTTCATCCCCGGCGCAAGGGTCGGTCCTGA
- a CDS encoding DUF58 domain-containing protein has product MLKQLKALLTQSLTKLLRRVPTGPDGVARVGARQIYILPTRTGLTFGAVLMVMLLGSLNYQNNLGLLFTFFLASVGLVAMHHAWFNLLGLAVQTRGGPPVFAGETATFEATLRAEGRRARHDLQVRKGQTAAAPAQVPGGDRRLVSLGLPTTRRGLLRIEHLTIETRHPMQLFRAWCLIATDAATLAYPAPARQAPDPGYDAGDARRPDRTGGEGADDYLGSRNYRHGDSPRQIDWKAFARERGLVVKQFGGDQGQDVWIDWSRLAAPDPEVRLGLLTRQILDVSESGVRFGLRLPGAVEGLAQGAAHVQRCLTRLALFDHARVTDPIR; this is encoded by the coding sequence ATGTTGAAACAGCTCAAAGCCCTGTTGACGCAGTCCTTGACCAAGCTGCTGCGTCGGGTACCGACCGGCCCCGATGGCGTCGCGCGGGTCGGCGCTCGGCAGATCTATATCCTGCCGACGCGCACCGGGTTGACGTTCGGCGCCGTGCTGATGGTCATGCTACTCGGATCGCTCAATTATCAGAACAACCTGGGGCTTCTCTTCACCTTCTTTCTCGCCTCGGTGGGTCTGGTGGCGATGCATCACGCCTGGTTCAATCTGCTCGGACTCGCGGTTCAGACGCGGGGCGGCCCGCCCGTCTTCGCCGGAGAGACCGCGACCTTCGAGGCGACCCTGCGCGCGGAGGGACGGCGCGCGCGCCATGATCTCCAGGTGCGCAAGGGGCAGACAGCGGCCGCGCCCGCGCAGGTGCCCGGCGGGGATCGGCGACTCGTGTCGCTCGGTCTTCCGACGACTCGCCGCGGCCTGCTGCGGATTGAGCATCTGACGATCGAGACCCGTCATCCGATGCAGCTCTTCCGCGCCTGGTGTTTGATCGCCACGGACGCCGCGACCCTGGCGTATCCCGCGCCGGCACGGCAGGCGCCCGATCCGGGATATGACGCGGGCGATGCACGCCGCCCGGATCGCACCGGCGGCGAGGGGGCGGACGATTATCTCGGCTCGCGCAATTACCGTCACGGCGATTCGCCGCGCCAGATCGACTGGAAGGCATTCGCCCGCGAACGCGGGCTGGTGGTCAAACAGTTCGGCGGCGATCAGGGACAGGATGTCTGGATCGATTGGTCGCGACTCGCCGCGCCCGACCCCGAGGTCCGGCTCGGTCTGCTAACACGCCAGATCCTGGATGTCAGCGAGTCCGGGGTCCGCTTCGGGCTGCGTCTGCCCGGCGCGGTCGAGGGGCTTGCGCAGGGCGCGGCCCATGTTCAGCGGTGTCTCACCCGATTGGCCCTCTTCGACCATGCGCGCGTCACCGATCCCATCCGTTGA